From a region of the Coffea arabica cultivar ET-39 chromosome 3e, Coffea Arabica ET-39 HiFi, whole genome shotgun sequence genome:
- the LOC113737479 gene encoding uncharacterized protein, which yields MSLSKWTIDFKPGAESSIAPVWVNFPGLPLPFFEKQFLLKLGTLLGRPLKVDEATASLKRPSVARILLEIDVLQSPKSRIWIGDDQWGFWQKIEYEGYPAYCGFCSLIGHTESVCHRKHPELRPVRRSGPSATPHVRQVFQPKGVPAVEESPPVVDPGLVVAMGVKEPETGICATDVVIPEIPPPSDNPVRGNSSSASVPILVLSNASRGAEADAQNFLTLVPQESSSPAKALSDNILSSDGDDRLLALSSRVGRERKREISSSLSPTRHHGHVRLVRANSEGRSGVKGLSLVELKSFQDRLPGRIQASKLCCDPVATGVSLDDADSHLLQQLIQGHKGRSRQSRKREGDYNVVSCAEERIGGSAPNIRDLEEFNSALHRSGLFPVQFDGSAYTWTNGRMWQRLDRAVVNGVWLSDVEMTRVAHLQRGRSDHCPLLIRGGSTSTRRSSFRFLNVWQGHSSFQTTVKSAWAQTVSGVGMQKFFNKLQVVKRVLSRWNGRVFGNVSQRVQVAADNLLAKEILYDQNRDTLSRMAVHEARAVHSRELALECEFWRQKAAIKWIKEGDANTSFFHAAVKQKRSSNFISRIRGNGDCWFDSIDDIKLSAGDFFSSLFTADRAACSGSRPSIDLPKLTQEDNDLLLKSPSVEEVHKVICSLDPQSAAGPDGFGGGFYQSCWECIKDDFMDAVKDFFAGATMPRGFSSTTITLLPKKEGACEWKDFRPISLSNVSSKIISKILSTRINQFLPKLILEFQTGFIPGRGIQDNVLLAQELILDLDKKLRHPNVILKLDMEKAYDRVEWGFLLYMLREFGFKEGVVDLIFRLISNVWFSVLVNGELTSVFKSTRGVRQGDPLSSTLFLFVSEFLGRGLQQLFTNTPGFRFLSKGGLVPFLAFADDMVNFTRASSECLLAVSSLLRQYEILSGQKINLSKSRFLCSSKLPSEIITLIQQVTGFQEQSWPVKYLGVPLIRGRKKSIFFDGVFASVRAKLHHWSSRFLSAGGKLILLRHVLNSMPLYLLQVSKPPKGVFLRLGRLFNAFLWDGKDGRRIHWSSWEKLCFPVEEGGLGFRSLLDLEKAFAMKLWWRIRQKSSPWAIFMHRKYIGGQHPFLAAAGVGSATWKRVCSVRAIAEDNIRWRLGEGFIDLWHDRWLLDEPLSRQFDGAPPHCLVAEFYSSTGWNFQRLLQVLPRSVVNNISRTIVDPALKDELVWAPSADGTFSVSSAWELIRQRRNLSLVWRGIWCPLLPLKMSYLAWRVLAEFLPLDDQLRSRGFSLVSKCDCCGDSAESLHHIFLQGRLASAVWQHFFLACGIPWGSFSCVSSLLVVWFQSSGNGRLNHVRCAIPVVVLWFLWRSRNDARFGNIPSAYSKVIFDVNGWLVATGAARMLNRFQLEGDTDTYFARYFRIKPGKSLRPKAISWMKPPRGSIKLNTDASVTNGLAKGGGVIRDFEGKMLGAFYKEFGECEVVHAEGLALLTGLQWCVETGLSGILVEVDSLALARLVTSQSVGKWPLCSVLSQIRLLLGKVNGAISHIYHEANAVADSLAALSLESSWVTFQSHQQLPSRARSLIHLDAIGYPYIRNVNC from the exons ATGTCCCTGTCGAAATGGACAATTGATTTTAAACCAGGAGCAGAGTCATCAATTGCACCAGTTTGGGTCAATTTTCCGGGTCTTCCATTGCCGTTTTTTGAAAAGCAATTTTTGCTTAAGCTAGGTACCTTGCTTGGTCGTCCCTTGAAAGTGGATGAAGCTACGGCTTCACTGAAGCGTCCATCTGTTGCCCGTATATTGTTGGAGATCGATGTTTTGCAGTCTCCTAAATCCAGGATTTGGATTGGAGATGATCAGTGGGGTTTTTGGCAGAAAATTGAGTACGAAGGGTATCCCGCTTATTGTGGTTTTTGCTCGTTGATTGGTCATACAGAATCTGTCTGTCATCGCAAACATCCGGAATTGCGGCCGGTGCGTCGTTCTGGACCATCAGCTACGCCACACGTCAGACAAGTTTTTCAACCTAAGGGGGTACCTGCTGTTGAGGAATCTCCTCCTGTTGTGGATCCTGGGCTTGTGGTAGCCATGGGGGTAAAAGAGCCTGAAACTGGTATTTGTGCGACAGATGTTGTCATCCCTGAGATTCCACCACCGTCTGATAACCCTGTTAGGGGAAATTCTTCTTCAGCTAGTGTTCCTATTCTTGTTCTCTCTAATGCATCTCGGGGGGCTGAGGCGGATGCGCAGAATTTTCTCACTCTTGTTCCCCAGGAATCTTCTTCTCCGGCTAAGGCTTTATCGGACAATATCCTCTCTTCTGATGGGGATGACCGTCTGTTGGCGTTGAGTTCGAGGGTTGgtagagagaggaagagagagatttcctcttctctctctcCTACACGGCATCACGGTCATGTTCGACTGGTGCGGGCTAATTCTGAAGGCCGGTCGGGGGTGAAAGGTCTTTCCTTAGTTGAGCTTAAAAGTTTTCAGGATCGGCTGCCCGGCAGAATCCAAGCATCTAAGCTTTGTTGCGATCCGGTCGCTACGGGAGTTTCTCTGGATGATGCCGACTCTCATTTGCTGCAACAGTTGATTCAAGGCCACAAGGGTCGTAGTAGACAGTCCAGGAAACGAGAAG GGGACTACAACGTTGTTTCTTGCGCGgaggaaaggattggaggatctGCTCCCAATATTCGTGATTTGGAGGAATTCAACTCTGCTTTACATCGGAGTGGGCTATTCCCAGTTCAATTCGATGGGTCTGCGTACACATGGACCAATGGTCGCATGTGGCAGCGTCTCGATCGAGCGGTCGTTAATGGCGTTTGGCTGTCTGATGTAGAGATGACTCGAGTAGCTCATCTTCAACGAGGGCGGTCTGATCATTGTCCGTTGTTGATCAGGGGAGGAAGTACGTCAACTAGGCGCTCTTCATTCCGGTTTCTTAATGTCTGGCAAGGTCATTCCAGTTTTCAAACAACAGTGAAGTCTGCGTGGGCTCAGACTGTGTCTGGAGTGGGAATGCAGAAATTCTTTAATAAGTTGCAGGTGGTTAAACGAGTTTTATCTCGATGGAATGGGCGGGTCTTTGGGAATGTCTCTCAAAGGGTCCAAGTGGCAGCGGATAATTTATTGGCCAAGGAAATTTTGTATGACCAGAATAGAGATACGCTGTCGAGGATGGCAGTCCACGAGGCAAGGGCAGTTCATTCTCGGGAGCTTGCGTTGGAATGTGAATTCTGGAGACAAAAGGCAGCGATCAAGTGGATCAAAGAGGGCGACGCTAATACATCCTTTTTCCATGCAGCAGTTAAGCAGAAACGCAGCTCTAATTTTATTTCACGCATTAGGGGTAACGGGGATTGTTGGTTTGATAGTATTGATGATATTAAGCTGTCGGCGGGTGATTTTTTCTCCTCTTTGTTCACGGCCGACCGCGCTGCTTGTTCTGGCAGCAGACCGTCTATTGATCTGCCCAAGCTTACGCAGGAAGACAATGACTTGCTGCTGAAATCACCATCGGTAGAAGAAGTTCATAAGGTAATTTGCTCCCTGGACCCTCAGAGTGCTGCGGGCCCTGACGGGTTTGGAGGGGGCTTTTATCAAAGTTGCTGGGAGTGTATCAAGGATGACTTCATGGATGCGGTGAAGGATTTCTTCGCTGGTGCAACAATGCCTCGTGGGTTTTCAAGTACCACGATCACATTGCTGCCTAAAAAGGAGGGTGCGTGTGAGTGGAAAGATTTCCGACCAATAAGCTTATCCAATGTTAGCTCGAAGATCATTTCTAAGATTTTGTCGACCCGCATTAATCAGTTTCTTCCTAAGTTGATTTTAGAGTTTCAGACTGGCTTTATACCGGGTAGGGGAATACAGGATAATGTTCTCCTCGCACAGGAATTAATCctggatttggacaagaaattgcgTCACCCTAACGTAATATTGAAATTGGATATGGAGAAGGCTTATGACAGGGTGGAATGGGGGTTTTTATTATACATGCTTCGTGAATTCGGCTTTAAGGAGGGTGTGGTAGATCTGATTTTTCGTTTAATATCCAATGTGTGGTTTTCTGTGTTGGTTAATGGGGAGCTCACGAGTGTTTTCAAGTCGACTAGAGGGGTTCGTCAGGGGGATCCTCTATCTTccactcttttcctttttgtatcTGAATTTCTTGGCCGGGGCCTCCAGCAGCTGTTTACAAACACCCCGGGTTTTAGATTTTTGTCTAAGGGAGGGCTGGTCCCGTTCCTTGCGTTTGCCGATGACATGGTTAATTTTACGCGGGCATCGTCTGAATGTCTGCTGGCTGTGTCGTCCCTTCTTCGACAATATGAAATTCTTTCGGGCCAAAAAATTAATCTCTCCAAGAGTCGTTTCCTTTGTTCGTCGAAGCTTCCTTCGGAGATTATCACCTTAATTCAGCAAGTTACGGGATTTCAAGAGCAGTCTTGGCCTGTGAAATATTTGGGAGTTCCACTTATTCGTGGTCGTAAGAAAAGTATCTTTTTTGATGGAGTTTTTGCTTCTGTTCGAGCAAAGCTGCATCATTGGAGCTCCCGGTTTCTTTCTGCGGGGGGGAAGCTCATCTTGCTTCGTCATGTGTTGAACTCAATGCCTCTCTATCTGTTGCAGGTTTCTAAACCACCTAAGGGGGTTTTTCTTAGGTTAGGCAGGCTGTTTAATGCGTTCTTGTGGGATGGCAAGGATGGTAGACGGATTCATTGGTCGTCCTGGGAGAAATTATGTTTCCCTGTTGAAGAAGGGGGGTTGGGTTTTCGATCTCTGTTGGACTTAGAGAAGGCTTTTGCAATGAAATTATGGTGGAGAATTCGACAAAAGAGTTCTCCGTGGGCAATCTTTATGCATCGCAAGTATATTGGCGGTCAGCATCCTTTCTTGGCAGCGGCTGGCGTTGGGTCGGCAACATGGAAGCGGGTCTGCTCGGTTCGGGCTATAGCTGAAGATAATATTCGTTGGCGTCTTGGCGAGGGGTTCATCGATTTATGGCATGATCGATGGCTCCTCGATGAACCGCTTAGCAGGCAGTTTGATGGGGCGCCTCCTCATTGCTTAGTAGCTGAGTTTTATAGCTCTACGGGGTGGAATTTTCAACGGCTCCTCCAGGTTCTTCCTCGATCTGTTGTTAATAATATTTCACGAACAATTGTTGATCCGGCTCTTAAGGACGAATTGGTTTGGGCTCCTTCGGCGGATGGTACGTTCTCTGTGTCATCAGCCTGGGAGTTAATTAGACAGCGGCGTAACCTGTCCTTGGTTTGGCGTGGAATTTGGTGTCCATTGCTGCCTTTAAAAATGTCTTACCTAGCTTGGAGggttttggctgaatttcttcCGCTGGACGACCAGCTCCGTTCTagaggattttctttggtttccAAATGCGACTGTTGTGGTGATTCAGCGGAGTCTTTGCATCATATTTTTTTGCAGGGCAGATTAGCAAGCGCTGTTTGGCAGCATTTCTTCCTGGCTTGCGGAATCCCGTGGGGATCATTCTCATGCGTTTCTTCGCTGCTGGTGGTGTGGTTTCAATCTTCTGGGAATGGGCGGCTGAATCATGTTCGGTGTGCTATACCAGTTGTAGTGCTGTGGTTTCTGTGGCGTAGTAGGAATGATGCTCGGTTTGGAAATATTCCCTCGGCCTATTCTAAAGTTATTTTCGATGTCAATGGGTGGTTGGTTGCTACGGGGGCTGCACGCATGTTAAACAGATTTCAGTTGGAGGGGGATACGGATACGTATTTTGCTCGGTACTTTCGGATCAAACCGGGTAAATCATTACGGCCGAAGGCTATATCATGGATGAAGCCTCCTCGGGGGTCAATCAAGCTGAACACCGACGCAAGTGTGACTAATGGGTTGGCAAAAGGCGGTGGAGTGATACGCGATTTTGAAGGGAAGATGCTTGGTGCTTTTTATAAAGAGTTTGGAGAATGTGAAGTGGTTCATGCGGAGGGATTAGCTTTGTTGACTGGGCTACAGTGGTGTGTTGAGACAGGGTTGTCAGGTATTTTAGTGGAAGTGGATTCTCTAGCATTGGCACGGCTGGTTACTAGTCAATCGGTTGGTAAGTGGCCGTTGTGTAGCGTCTTAAGTCAAATTCGTCTGTTGCTCGGTAAGGTGAATGGGGCCATTTCGCATATTTATCATGAGGCGAATGCCGTGGCAGACAGCTTAGCGGCGTTATCTCTGGAGAGTTCATGGGTTACTTTCCAATCTCATCAGCAGCTGCCAAGTAGAGCTCGGTCATTGATTCATTTGGATGCAATAGGTTATCCATATATTCGCAATGTTAATTGTTAG